GCACGATGACCAAGACCCGCGTCATCCAGCCCTTCACTCACCTGGGCCTGCGCCGCATCGAGGTGGACGAGGTGAGCGCCGGGGACATTGTGGCCCTGGCCGGGATCGAGGACGCGCAGATCGGGGAGACGGTGGCCGACCTCGCGGACCCCGAGGCGCTGCCGATCATCACGGTGGATGAGCCGACCGTGAGCATGCTCTTCCAGCCCAACACCAGCCCGTTTGCCGGGAAGGAAGGCAAGTACGTCACCTCCCGCCACCTGAATGACCGCCTCAAGCGCGAAGTCATGACCAACGTGTCCCTCAAGGTGGAGGAAATCCGCCCCGACGAATTCAAGGTGTCGGGCCGCGGCGAGCTGCACCTCTCCATCCTGCTGGAAACCATGCGCCGCGAGGGGTACGAGGTGCAGGTGGGCGCCCCGCAGGTGATCACCCGCGAGATCGACGGACAGAAGCATGAGCCGGTCGAACATCTGGTGATCGACGTGCCCGAGCAGCACGCCAGCAGCGTGATCGGCGTGCTGGGCGCGCGCAAGGGCCAGATGGTGAACATGGAGCCGCAGGGCAGCCGCGTAAGGGTGGAGTTCAAGATTCCCTCCCGCGCCCTCTTCGGCTTCCGCACCCAGTTCCTCTCGATGACCCAGGGCGAGGGCATCATGAGCCACATCTTCGACGGGTACGCGCCCTGGGCCGGGGACCTCAAGACCCGCCAGAACGGGTCGCTGGTCAGCATGGAAGACGGGTCGGCCTTCGCCTACTCGATCTTCAAGCTTCAGGACCGCGGCAGCTTCTTCATCGACCCCGGTCAGGATGTGTACGTGGGCATGATCGTGGGGGAGAACGCCCGCGAGCAGGACATGAACGTGAACGTCTGCAAGAACAAGAAGCTGACGAACATCCGTTCGGCGGGTGCGGACGAGGCCCTGACCCTGATCCCGCCCAAGCGCCTCTCGCTGGAAGACGCGCTGGAATACATCGCGGACGACGAACTGGTGGAGCTGACGCCGCAGAGCATCCGGCTGCGGAAGAAGGTGCTGAACCCGAGCTTCCGCAAGTAAGTGGGAAGTGGTCAGTGGTGAGTAGGGGCTGGAGCCGTGGGCTTCGGCCCCTACTCCTTTGGGGAACCCGCGACCCGTGGAAGGCGTAGGGTGGGGTATGTTCGGATGGATGGTTCACCCGCTGGCCGCGTTCGCGCTGATGTTCTGGGCGTCGGTGATTTTCGGGCGGCGAGGCCGGGAATGGCAGGCGGTGGCGCTGGCGGCAGGTGTGGTGGTGGGGCTGGCGGCGCTGGGGGCGGACTGGGTGGTTCACCCGGCGGCGGGGATGTTGCTGGGATTCTTCGGCTCGCGGGCCTTTCACCGCTGGCGGGAACGCTGGCCCGCACTGCTGGCCGGGTTGGTCGCGGGCGTGTTCTTCATGGCATTGGGCGCTGGGTGGCTGATTTTCCCGCTGGCCGTGATGGGCATGATCTGGCTGTTCACGGCCGCACTGACCTGGAGCAGTGAGAAGAACGCCGCTCCCCTCGGTGCTCCGCCGTCCGTCTCTGCCCTGCCCGAGCAGGGAGGCGGCTTCCCGCTGGGGAACTTCGGCTCCCGTGCGGAGAAGGTGGCGGCCAAAGCGGCCCGCCGCGAGGCCCGCAGGCAGGCGAAGGCGCGGCTGGAGACTCCGCCGCCCGCCCCCGCACCCGCTGCTCCCGACCTCTTCATCTCGTATCTCCGTGACGAGCGCCTGCCGGGGGAGGCCCGCGCGCAGCTCGCCGCGCTGAACCTGCGGACCCGCGAGGCGCTGGCTTACCTGGACAGCCTGGGCCAGTCGGGCAGCGAGGCGGCGTATCTGGCACGCGCGGTCCGGGACGAGTACGCGCCGACCGCCGTGCAGGCTTACCTCAAGCTGCCGCCCACGCTCGCGGGCACCGCGCCCCTTCAGGACGGCAAGACGGGCCGCGACCTGCTGCGCGAACAGCTCGATCTCCTGCTCAACGCCGTGCAGGACATCCTGAACACGACGCTTCAGGCAGGTGGCCAGGAACTGCTGACCCACCAGAGGTTTCTGGAGGACCGGTTTCGCAAGGCCAGGCGTGACCTGGAGGTGTAGGCGGGTGCCTCCTGCCTGGACAGGGCCCCCAGTTCCCGGAGGTTCTCCGAGCGTGTTTTAAAAGTCAGGCTGAGTTTCCCACAGGCACGATCAGCACGGCTTTTTTGCTCCTCCCCTTGAGGGGGAGGTTGGGATGGGGTGAACGGGCACGCCAGGCAGACGCAGTTCACCTTGGATGAGGACCTGTTTGAAACACGCTCTCAGGCGGCACTGCCTGTCCTCCCGCCCGCAGAGGGCATACGTGAGACGCGGCGTCCCGGCGAGAGCCGCCCACTGACGCTGCCCCTTCAGATCACCAGCACCCCATGATGCTTGGCCTTGTCCTGCGGCTCGACATGGATGGTGACGGCGGCGCCTTCAAGCTCGGCGCGGATGGCGTCTTCCAGGCGGTCACAGATGGTATGGGCCTCCTGCACGCTCATGGCCCCTGGCACGACGAGGTGAAACTCCACAAAGGTCATGCGGCCCGCGTGCCGGGTGCGGAGGTCATGCATTTCCAGCGCGCCCTCGGCGTGTTCGCTCATCGCCTGGCGGAGGCGGGCCTCCGTGGTGGGGTCCACGGCGGCGTCCATCAAGCCGCCCACGCTCTCGCGCATCAGCGCCCAGCCACTCCAGAGGATGTTCAGGGCGACCAGCAGCGCGAGCAGCGGGTCCAGCCAGTGCAGCCCGGTGAGGCGGGCGAGCAGCACCCCGAGCAGCACGCCGATACTGGTCACCACGTCGGTGAGAATGTGCCTCCCGTCGGCCAGCAGCGCCACCGACCGCGCCGCCCGGCCTGCCCGCAGCAAGACCCCGGCCCACAGGGCATTCAGCACGCTGGCCCCCAGGTTCACCAGCAGTCCGGCGGGGGCAGCGTCCACGGCGCGGGGATGTTGCAGGGCTGGAAGGGCCTCTCGCGCGATACTCACCGCCGCCAGCACGATCAGGACGCCCTCAGCCACCGCACTGAAGTATTCGGCCTTGGTGTGGCCGTAGGGGTGGTTGGCGTCGGCAGGCCGGACGGCGACCCGCAGGGCGATCAGCGCGGCCAGCGCCGCCGCCACGTTGATGATGCTCTCCAGCGCGTCGGAGTACAGGGCCACGCTGCCGGTCAGCAGGTACGCGAGGAACTTCAGGGCCAGCACGACGGCGGCCACCACCACGCTGCCCAGGGCAATGCTCGTCGTGCGGTCCATTCAGGGGAGGCTAACAGGGTTAGGCGCGGCGAAAGGCGGCACCGGGCGGGGGACAGGGGTAGGCTGGCAGACATGAGTGATCCGGCGCGGGAGGCGGTGAAGGTGGAGGGCTATGATCCCCGCTGGCCGTGGTGGGCCAACCGGGAGATCACGCTGTTACGAGGGATTCTCGGTGACCGCATTGCCGAGATCGAGCACATCGGGAGCACGGCCGTCCCCGGAATGGACGCCAAGCCTACCGTGGACCTGATGCTCGGCACCGCTGCCTGGCCCTGGAATCCGGAGGACGATGCTCGGCTCCTGGCTGCCGAGTACAGCTTTTACAAGTCGCCGAATGAACGCTGGCGGGTTTATCTCAAACCACGAGGGAACCTGCTGCGGGGCTTTCACCTGCATGTCGTGGAGGCGGACAGCGCGCACTGGCGCGAGCATCTCCATTTCCGCAATCATCTCCGGGCGCACCCGGAGGATGCCAGAGCTTACGCCGGGGTGAAACGGGAACTGGCGCAGAAGTTCGGGCATGACCGGGGCGCATACCAGGCCGGGAAAGCTGACCTCATCCGGGCGATCCTCGCTCGCGCTGTTACGCCCCCAACATAACCCCACCTGCTAGAATCTTACGGTGACTTCCGTGCCGGACCTGCCCGAATCCCCCCTGCTTTCCCAGCTCAACCCCAACCAGGCGCAGGCTGCCGACCACTACACCGGCCCGGCCCTGGTGATCGCCGGGGCAGGCAGCGGCAAGACGCGCACGCTGGTCTACCGCATCGCGCACCTGATTCAGCATTACGGCGTGGACCCCGGCGAGATTCTGGCCGTGACCTTTACCAACAAGGCCGCCGCCGAGATGCGCGAGCGGGCCAAACATCTCGTCAGCGGGGCCGATCGGCTGTGGATGAGCACCTTTCACAGCGCGGGCGTCCGCATTCTGCGCGCGTACGGCGAACATATCGGCTTGAAACGCGGGTTCGTGATCTACGACGACGACGACCAGATGGACATCCTCAAGGAGATCATGGGGTCCATTCCCGGCATCGGCCCGGACACCAATCCACGTGTGCTGCGCGGCATTCTGGACCGTGCCAAGAGCAATCTGCTGACGCCCGCCGACCTCGCCCGCCACCCCGAGCCCTTTATCAGCGGCCTGCCGCGTGAGTCCGCCGCCGAGGTCTACCGCCGCTACGAGGCCCGCAAGAAGGGGCAGAACGCGATTGATTTTGGCGACCTGATTACCGAAACCGTCCGTCTGTTTAAAGAAGTGCCCGCCGTCCTCGACCGGGTGCGGGACCGCGCGAAGTTCATTCACGTGGACGAGTATCAGGATACGAACAAGGCGCAGTATGAATTGACGCGGCTGCTGGCTTCAAGGGACAGAAACTTGCTTGTGGTGGGCGATCCCGACCAGTCGATCTATCGCTTTCGCGGCGCAGACATTCAGAACATCCTCGACTTTCAAAAAGATTACCCCGACGCCAAGGTCTATATGCTGGAGCATAATTACCGTTCCAGCGCCCGCGTCCTGACCATTGCCAACAAGCTGATCGAAAACAACGCCGAGCGGCTGGACAAGACGCTGCGCGCCGTGAAGGAAGACGGGCATCCGGTCTTCTTCCACCGCGCGACCGACCACCGCGCCGAGGGCGATTTCGTCGCGGAGTGGCTGACGCGGCTGCACGCCGAGGGCATGAAGTTCGCGGACATGGCGGTGCTGTACCGCACCAACGCGCAGTCCCGCGTCATTGAAGAATCCCTGCGCCGCGTCAGTATTCCGGCCAAGATCGTCGGCGGCGTGGGCTTCTACGACCGCCGCGAGATCAGGGACGTGCTGGCCTATGCCCGCCTCGCCATCAACCCTGCCGACGACGTGGCGCTGCGCCGCATCATCGGCAGGCCCCGGCGCGGCATCGGGGACACGGCGCTGGAGCGGTTGATGGAGTGGGCGCGGGTGAACGGGACCTCGATCCTGACCGCCTGCGCGAATGCCCAGGAACTCAACATTCTGGAACGGGGCGCGCAGAAGCCGGTGGAGTTCGCCCAGCTCATGCACGCGATGAGCGAGG
The window above is part of the Deinococcus metallilatus genome. Proteins encoded here:
- the typA gene encoding translational GTPase TypA codes for the protein MEYRNIAIIAHVDHGKTTLVDGMLKQTLELKHGEEIAERAMDSNDLERERGITILAKNTAVEYKGVKINIVDTPGHADFGGEVERVLGMVDGALVLVDAAEGPMPQTRFVLRKAIELGLKPIVVINKIDRQDARPEEVVNLTFDLMAELGANDDQLDFPILYAVAREGKAFKDLDHPQPDMHELFDMVLEQIPAPKVDLDAPFQMLVTNLDYSEYLGRIVLGRVQRGKVKKGEFVQLIHKDGTMTKTRVIQPFTHLGLRRIEVDEVSAGDIVALAGIEDAQIGETVADLADPEALPIITVDEPTVSMLFQPNTSPFAGKEGKYVTSRHLNDRLKREVMTNVSLKVEEIRPDEFKVSGRGELHLSILLETMRREGYEVQVGAPQVITREIDGQKHEPVEHLVIDVPEQHASSVIGVLGARKGQMVNMEPQGSRVRVEFKIPSRALFGFRTQFLSMTQGEGIMSHIFDGYAPWAGDLKTRQNGSLVSMEDGSAFAYSIFKLQDRGSFFIDPGQDVYVGMIVGENAREQDMNVNVCKNKKLTNIRSAGADEALTLIPPKRLSLEDALEYIADDELVELTPQSIRLRKKVLNPSFRK
- a CDS encoding cation diffusion facilitator family transporter, whose product is MDRTTSIALGSVVVAAVVLALKFLAYLLTGSVALYSDALESIINVAAALAALIALRVAVRPADANHPYGHTKAEYFSAVAEGVLIVLAAVSIAREALPALQHPRAVDAAPAGLLVNLGASVLNALWAGVLLRAGRAARSVALLADGRHILTDVVTSIGVLLGVLLARLTGLHWLDPLLALLVALNILWSGWALMRESVGGLMDAAVDPTTEARLRQAMSEHAEGALEMHDLRTRHAGRMTFVEFHLVVPGAMSVQEAHTICDRLEDAIRAELEGAAVTIHVEPQDKAKHHGVLVI
- a CDS encoding GrpB family protein, whose amino-acid sequence is MSDPAREAVKVEGYDPRWPWWANREITLLRGILGDRIAEIEHIGSTAVPGMDAKPTVDLMLGTAAWPWNPEDDARLLAAEYSFYKSPNERWRVYLKPRGNLLRGFHLHVVEADSAHWREHLHFRNHLRAHPEDARAYAGVKRELAQKFGHDRGAYQAGKADLIRAILARAVTPPT
- a CDS encoding ATP-dependent helicase, which gives rise to MTSVPDLPESPLLSQLNPNQAQAADHYTGPALVIAGAGSGKTRTLVYRIAHLIQHYGVDPGEILAVTFTNKAAAEMRERAKHLVSGADRLWMSTFHSAGVRILRAYGEHIGLKRGFVIYDDDDQMDILKEIMGSIPGIGPDTNPRVLRGILDRAKSNLLTPADLARHPEPFISGLPRESAAEVYRRYEARKKGQNAIDFGDLITETVRLFKEVPAVLDRVRDRAKFIHVDEYQDTNKAQYELTRLLASRDRNLLVVGDPDQSIYRFRGADIQNILDFQKDYPDAKVYMLEHNYRSSARVLTIANKLIENNAERLDKTLRAVKEDGHPVFFHRATDHRAEGDFVAEWLTRLHAEGMKFADMAVLYRTNAQSRVIEESLRRVSIPAKIVGGVGFYDRREIRDVLAYARLAINPADDVALRRIIGRPRRGIGDTALERLMEWARVNGTSILTACANAQELNILERGAQKPVEFAQLMHAMSEAADNYEPAPFLRYVIETSGYLDLLRQEGQEGQVRLENLEELVSAAEEWSRENEGTIQDFLDDAALLSSVDDMRAKQENKDVPEDAVTLMTLHNAKGLEFPAVFIVGTEEGLLPSRNALIEPGGIEEERRLFYVGITRAMERLFLTAAQNRMQYGKTNATEDSRFLEEIEGGFDTVDAYGQVIDARAKSWKEYRPTVPTRPSAVKNTSPMTEGMAYRGGEKVAHPKFGEGQVLAVAGMGDRQEVTVHFPSAGTKKLLVKFANLTKV